The DNA region GGTTCTCCCAGCAATTTTAGTGTTAATAAGTTCCCCAGTTAATGGCTTTCTCGATTTACGCAAATAGGCATAACGTTCAAGGTCGTCTCGTGTTGGAAAGCCAAATACTTTCTGCGGTGGGTAATTTTCTAAATCCCAAAAGTAAATGTCGTATCCATTTGTATAAAAACAGAAAGGCAATTCAACGCCTTGTGTTTGTTTAATGTTGTAGCAATACTGTTTGGCTTGTTCCCGTCCAAGTGCAGCGTCCACCGAAGTCTTTTTAGCTTCAACAACTGCAAGCGGTTTACCGTCCTTGCCTAACAAAACATAGTCGCTGTATTGGTGTCCAGCGTAAGGAGTTATCGGTTCTTCAACAACGGTCAAGTGAATATCAAATTCCTCAATTACCTGAGTTCGGTCAGTTACATTCCAGCCCGCTTGTTTTAAGCGGTTGTCAATGATTTCTTTCCTTGTCAGTCTCTCGTTTTTCACTTTTATATTCTAAAATTTATAGTTGGTCAAAATACACAAAAAATCCGTTTTGTTGTCCGAATGTTCTGTCAGTGCGTTGGCAAGAAACGGCTCTTTTGGATTTGCTGAAGGGTCGGCTTGTGGGCAGGGCAAAGCCAAATGTGCCGTTTGCGGGCTGGTATAGAATTTCAATATTTTTTGTTCGGTGGGAAAAAAAATAAAACACAAAAGGGTAGGCAATGAGTGTCGGCTTACTCGCTGTCCGTTTGTTGAATCATTTCTATGTATGTGTTCACCTCTCAAAATGGTTTACTTTTTTCTTGTTTATGTCAGTCGTTTAGTTGTTGTCGTGTCGTCTTTTACGCTTGCTGGTAACGATAAGCATTTTATTCATCGTTTCCCTGCAAATATAATCCATAGTTGAAAGAAGTCATATACTTGCTGCGGGTTAAACAGAAAGACTTGGGAAATGATGAATAAAATGAAGTTGGACTAAGCCGCCTGGCTATAGGTTTTCTATGAATGCTTTATTCAGCATGACTGTTTTAGAGATCACTCTAATGTGATGTTCCTCTTTTTCATAGATGTAAAACGATTGATAATCTTGGATTTTTTTGTAGTCAGGGCATAAGCAATCCCATGATGGCCGATGAGCCAATGAGATGATGGAAATTTGTCAATGAACGAAATGGGTAAATGCTTACCTATCCGGGTTTCAACATGCCGGCAACCTCAGCAGGTACAGGTTTTATGATTACTGGTTGGTTGGCAAATGTTAAAACTATATAAAAACCGTTTAAGTCAATAGGTTTAACAAAAAAAATCAGAATGTCTTAACATATTGATAAATAATTACATAGAAATTCTACATCGGGTGCCCTTTTGATATGCTGTTATACAAAGGCCGGTTTTCAGGGGTTTTGGGATGTGTTGGGTCGCTTTGTCGCCAGCATAAGGTGATTGGGAAAGCGTTAGATGCCCGGCTCAGCCCAAAGGTCAGCAGGTGAAGGGAGCTGCTCTGGGGCTGACAACGTCCGCTGAAGTACATGCGAGGTTTTTCGGGATGGTTGGTTACAGGAAAGCGGATGGTCCAGGGTTGGTGCTGTTGCATCCGGCACTATAGTATAAATCATTGTCTATGAATCAAACCAACACCTTGTATTATATGTCAGACTGAGGTGAATGGGGTAGGGCAGGATGGGGGTTCCGGGCATCAGCCATCCAGGTGGTGGTTGCCTTTTTTGTAGTTTTTTTTCATCTTGCCAAAGGCCTTGTCTTTCATGCGGCGGGTTTCGGCTGTGGCTTCATGATGGGCTCTTTCCCTCTCCAGGCGGAGGTAGTTGTCGAGGGTGCCCTGGTCAATTTCGCCGGCTTCGACAGCTTGAAGCACTGCGCAACCCTTCATGGAGGTATGCCTGCAATCGCTGAATCTGCATTGCTGCGCAAGACTTATAATGCGGTCGAATGTGGTTTCAAGGCCGCTGGCGGTATCCGCTATTCCCACTTCCCGCATGCCTGGGTTGTCCACGAGTATTCCGCCACTTTCGAGCACCATCAGTTCCCTGTGGGTGGTAATGTGGCGTCCTTTGTTGGTGATCCCGCTGATCAGACCTGTTTTCATCAGATTTCTGCCGGCAAGATTGTTCATCAATGTCGATTTACCGACACCCGAAGAACCAAGCATGCAATATGTTTTTCCCTTTTTTATCATATTGTTAAGTATCACATAGCCTTCCCGGGTTGAGTTGCTGATTGCGATTACCAGAATTTCAGGAATTCTTGCTTTGATGAGGTTTTGCAGCTCTTCAAGCTGTTGCGCGCCAATGAGGTCGGTTTTGCTGAGCACGATAATCGGTAGCACATTGGATGCGTGGCAAATTGTAAGGTATCTTTCGAGTCTGTTTATACTGAAATCCCTGTCCACGGCCTGCATTAAAAAGGCAAAATCGATGTTTGCCGCAATAAGCTGAATCTCTCCGGTCTGGCCAGCGGCCTGACGTTTGATGAGGGAGAATCTTGGAAATATTTCATGAATAATCGCCGGCCCGGAATCGAAGGTTGTTAAGGCTACCCAGTCGCCCACGGCCGGAAAGTCTTCGCGGCTAAGCGCTGTGAACCTCATGTTTCCGGTAATTTCGGCTTCGTATTCGCCTGATGCGGTTCTTACCTTGTATCTTTCCTTATGTTCTGCAACTACCCTACCTACTTCAAAGTTGCTTAAATGGTGTTCGATTCTGAATGCTTCGAACTTATTATTGTATCCTAATTCTTCCGGGGTCATTTGTTTCTAATGCGTTATTTCGATTTTAGGTTTTCCCTTTTCTTTTGGTGGGAAATATGTTTCAAACTCATTGAGTTCTTCTTCATTGATTTCGAATGCTTTATCTTCGTAAAACCTGCCCTTTACCGTTCGGAAAGCATCCGCATTTAGTTCCAGTGCCATAAACGGTTCGAAGTTGAGTCCGTCTTTTGTTGTGATGCCGTATGCCTGTGCATTTACAAATCCAAATCGCCGGTAATATGCCGGATGCCCGAACAGTATCATTCCGGCAAAGCCTGATGATCTGGCAATTGAGATTGAGTCGGTTAACAGTTTTCCTCCTATTCCTTTGTTCTGCCATTCGGGAAGCACCGAAACAGGCCCCACGCACAGCACTTCATGCTCATGGCCCATATTGTCGATAACCTTTGCTCTGGTGGTAATGCTGTGTCCGACGATTCCCTGCTCCGCAATTGCTACAAGGTCGAGTTTGGGGATATAGCTATCACTCTTTCTGAGTTTGTATAAAACAAGGTGTTCGTCGCATCCGGGTTTGAACAGATTCCAGAAAGTTTCTCTGGTGAGGTGCAATGTGGTTTCAAATTCTGCGGCTTTTGTTTGCCTGATTTCTATCTTCATTAGGGGTGATTTTACTTTCAGATTTATTGTTTGATGCTCCAGGCGTTTTGGCGGTCATATTTACATATTGAGCCATTCGCGAAAGCTGGCTGCACGGTCGGTGCTTACGATGGTGTCGAAATCATCTTCCGGTTTTGGTGCAAGTATGAGTTTAATTCTGCCTCTGGAGTAGGCATGCATGCTTTGGATTGATTTCAGGGCGATGATAAACTTTCTGTTGATTCTGAAGAATTTATCAGGGTTCAGCAGGCTTTCAAGTTTGTCGAGGGTATAGTCAAGGGTAAATGTTGAGCCATCTGTCAACCGGGTATACACTGCGTTTTCGTGTGCAAAACAATAGGCGATATCGCTAACCTCGATCACCTTGATTTTTGATCCAATGGTTACGGAAAAGCGGTCGCGGTATTTTTTTTCATCGGCCGAAAGCAGATTTTTAATGGATTGAAGGTTGATTACCGGACGATTGTTGCTGCTGAACACCTCATATTTCTTTAAGGCAGCTGCAAGTTCCTCGTGTACAATGGGTTTAAGCAGGTAATCGATACTTTTAAGCTTGAAGGCCCTGATGGCATATTCGTCAAAAGCTGTGGTGAAGATGATCGGACAGGAGATATCAACTTGTTCGAAAATGGCAAAACTAAGGTCGTCTTCGAGGTGGATATCGAGAAATATCAGATCGGGTTCGGGGTTGTTTCTGAACCATTTCACCGAATCGCTCACCGATTCAAGTTCGGCGACTACACGAATCTCCGGATTAAATTCGTTGATCATGTTTTTCAGGCGGAGTGCTGCAAAGGCCTCATCTTCAATTATTACGACTTTCATTGTGGAATTATTTACACCGAAGTTGATTTTTCTGGTTTCAGCAAAGGTAAACGGGCAATAAAATGCCCGTCGGATATCAGAAAAGCTGGGTGGTCGTTGCTGACGAGCGCATAGCGGCGTTTAATGTTGTCGAGACCAACGCCTGTAGATATTGGTTTTGTTTCGCGCAGGTTGAGGTTGTTCACGATGTTGAGCCTTCGATTTTCGTCAACAAAAATGTTGATTAATAATGGTTTGGACTTTGAGAATGTGTTGTGCTTAATGGCGTTCTCGATGATCAGTTGTATGGCCAGGGGGAGAATAAAAAACTCGAGCCAGGTTTTTTCGATTTTGATTTCAACCCGGATCTTGTGCATAAACCTGATTTCGAGCAGAAAGAGGTAGGCTTGCAAAAAATCCATTTCGGTACTCAGGCTGACAAGATCTTTTTCCTTGTATTCCAATACATAACGATAGACTTTCGACAGCCTTTCGGTGAACGATTCGGCAAGATCGGGGTCGAGCTTAATGAGCGAGGTGAGCACGTTGAGGCTGTTGAACAAAAAGTGTGGGTTCACCTGTTGCTTGAGCACTTCGAACTGCGACTGAAGGTTTTCTTTCTGGAGTTTGAGCAGCTGGGTGTTGGCCTCGGTGAGTTGA from Bacteroidota bacterium includes:
- the rsgA gene encoding ribosome small subunit-dependent GTPase A is translated as MTPEELGYNNKFEAFRIEHHLSNFEVGRVVAEHKERYKVRTASGEYEAEITGNMRFTALSREDFPAVGDWVALTTFDSGPAIIHEIFPRFSLIKRQAAGQTGEIQLIAANIDFAFLMQAVDRDFSINRLERYLTICHASNVLPIIVLSKTDLIGAQQLEELQNLIKARIPEILVIAISNSTREGYVILNNMIKKGKTYCMLGSSGVGKSTLMNNLAGRNLMKTGLISGITNKGRHITTHRELMVLESGGILVDNPGMREVGIADTASGLETTFDRIISLAQQCRFSDCRHTSMKGCAVLQAVEAGEIDQGTLDNYLRLERERAHHEATAETRRMKDKAFGKMKKNYKKGNHHLDG
- a CDS encoding N-acetyltransferase, with product MKIEIRQTKAAEFETTLHLTRETFWNLFKPGCDEHLVLYKLRKSDSYIPKLDLVAIAEQGIVGHSITTRAKVIDNMGHEHEVLCVGPVSVLPEWQNKGIGGKLLTDSISIARSSGFAGMILFGHPAYYRRFGFVNAQAYGITTKDGLNFEPFMALELNADAFRTVKGRFYEDKAFEINEEELNEFETYFPPKEKGKPKIEITH
- a CDS encoding response regulator transcription factor; translated protein: MKVVIIEDEAFAALRLKNMINEFNPEIRVVAELESVSDSVKWFRNNPEPDLIFLDIHLEDDLSFAIFEQVDISCPIIFTTAFDEYAIRAFKLKSIDYLLKPIVHEELAAALKKYEVFSSNNRPVINLQSIKNLLSADEKKYRDRFSVTIGSKIKVIEVSDIAYCFAHENAVYTRLTDGSTFTLDYTLDKLESLLNPDKFFRINRKFIIALKSIQSMHAYSRGRIKLILAPKPEDDFDTIVSTDRAASFREWLNM